The Lycium barbarum isolate Lr01 chromosome 10, ASM1917538v2, whole genome shotgun sequence genome includes a region encoding these proteins:
- the LOC132612954 gene encoding uncharacterized protein LOC132612954, whose translation MVFRVDDKFLNSESPSITFEIYNVAWLRDLPIGTTHLNINSFFPPLSSNNPTMRSTTLHIRRPSGHLQGLLHVSVQLIDTSPPPEIILSGSELSTSICTSHVSSLKDEKSISDEKLENTSTISKGHDTLYEEEITKNINYMPETPDENKSQKRGMSQRLRSKRIMSNSNSDLFSPNQKMRRTPTVSFCSGVQPIPSIVAEDMKKGLYHTGEGLEYGSSVFENWAMPSVKDEEIQSMRSKSLTWGSADQVHVQEQVEINKKSRRRRRHDSDGGGLFSCFGKAYGFEFKLICGSRSTKKKKNKKVERQKSFPYNNHYEDNLRRFHI comes from the coding sequence ATGGTTTTTCGTGTGGATGACAAGTTTCTTAATTCAGAATCGCCTTCCATTACGTTCGAGATCTACAATGTTGCATGGCTACGTGATCTCCCCATTGGCACAACACACCTTAATATAAATAGCTTTTTCCCTCCTCTTTCATCCAACAATCCAACCATGAGATCCACTACGCTTCATATTCGTCGTCCAAGTGGTCATTTACAAGGGCTCCTTCATGTTAGTGTCCAATTGATTGACACTAGCCCCCCGCCAGAAATTATCCTTTCTGGAAGTGAATTGAGCACCTCTATATGTACAAGCCATGTCTCATCATTAAAAGATGAAAAAAGCATTAGCGATGAAAAGCTTGAAAACACCTCGACTATTTCTAAAGGTCATGACACATTGTACGAAGAAGAAATTACCAAGAATATTAATTACATGCCAGAGACTCCTGATGAGAATAAAAGTCAAAAAAGGGGAATGTCACAACGTTTACGTAGTAAACGAATAATGTCTAATAGCAATTCAGATTTATTTTCGCCAAATCAAAAGATGAGAAGGACACCAACTGTGTCATTTTGCTCAGGGGTGCAACCTATACCTTCAATTGTGGCAGAAGATATGAAGAAAGGATTGTATCACACAGGGGAAGGATTAGAATATGGAAGTTCTGTATTCGAGAATTGGGCAATGCCCAGTGTAAAAGATGAAGAAATCCAATCGATGCGATCAAAAAGCTTGACGTGGGGCTCAGCTGATCAAGTTCACGTGCAAGAACAAGTCGAGATTAATAAGAAAtctcgaagaagaagaagacatgaTTCAGATGGAGGAGGATTATTTTCATGTTTTGGCAAAGCGTATGGTTTTGAATTCAAGCTTATTTGTGGATCAAGAAgcaccaaaaagaagaaaaataagaaaGTTGAACGCCAGAAGAGTTTTCCTTATAATAACCATTATGAGGATAACTTGCGCAGGTTTCACATATAA